ATCATTCAGGGGATGGGGAGCCGTCGCTGGCGCGTGGGTGACAAGCTGCCGATGCGTCAGTTCTGCCCGCATCCGGCGCTGCTGCACGTCGATCCTTTTACGCCGATCATCGATGAAGATCTGGAGCCGGGCGATATTCTGTATATTCCGCCAGGATTCCCGCACGACGGCTTTACCCATGAAACTGCGCTAAACTATTCCGTTGGTTTCCGTGGGCCGAACGGTCGCGATCTGATCAGCAGCTTTGCAGATTACGCGCTGGAAAACGATCTGGGCGGCGAGCATTACAGCGATCCGGATCTGACCTGCCGCGAGCATCCTGGCCGCATCGAACAGTACGAACTCGATCGCCTGCGCAGCATGATGATCGAGATGATCAGCCAGCCGAAAGATTTCAAAAAATGGTTCGGGAGTTTTGTCTCTACGCCGCGCCATGAGCTGGATATCGCCGCGGCGGAACCTGCCTATGAGCCAGAAGAGGTGCTGGACGCGTTAATGGGCGGCGAAACGCTGTGCCGTTTGAGCGGCCTGCGCGTGCTGAACATCGGCGACAGTTTCTTTATCAACAGCGAACAGCTCGAAACCGTGGATGCAAAAGCCGCCGACGTGCTGTGCCGTTACACCGAGTTTGGCCAGGCTGAACTCGGTGACGCACTGCAAAACCCGGCGTTTATCGAAGAATTGACCGGCCTGATTAACCAGGGCTACTGGTATTTCGACGAGTAAGCAGCCTCGCTAAACATGCGACGGCGTAGCGTTTGCGCCGTCGCAATGATAAGGTTTCACCGTCTTCCGCCCACGCAAACGCCACTATGAATCTTGCCTCGTCCTCATATCCGTCCAATAAACGCTTGTTTTGCGTGGAAGACTTTATTGGTTTTGGCGAGCGCTACGGCATTGATTATCACTTTCCGCGCCTCAACGAGGCGACCGGCCATAACAGCCCGGTGCTGCATGGCGACGTCGAAGAGATGACCCTTTCCTCCGGTATTTCGTTAACCCATTCCGATGTGCGCGTGCTTCAGCCCTATGAAACCACCTCCCGCCACAGCAGCCCGCTGTATATGCTGGTGGTGCTGGAAGGGTGCGTGACGTTGACGCTGAACGGTGAAGAATATCAGGTGCGATCCGGGATGGCGTTCAGTTCACGTTTGAGCGAGCAGCAGGTGATGAGTGCGCGCCACGACGCCGATAGCACGTTGAAAACGCTCTCTTTTGGCGTCTATCCAAACGATGCTGAGCGCGAGAGTTTGCTGGAATCGCTGCTTCAGGAATGGCAGTGTCTGCACGCGCCGACGTTTGTCTGGCAGGTTCCGGGCTTTGTGCTGATGGGGATTCAGCATGCGCAGCAGCAGGGTTTAAGTGCGCTATCGCGCAAGCTGCTGCTGGAAGGGCTGATGTATCAGTTGCTCGGTCACGGTTTGCACCAGCGCCAGCAGCAGGTGAGCTGTCGTGCATTGCCGATGGGCGGTGAACGTGCGCGTCTGGAACATATCCGGCAGATGCTGGAACAGTCACCGGAACAGGAATTCACGCTCGCGCATCTGGCGGCTCAGGCGGCGATGAGCCCAAGCAGCCTACGCAGTAAATTCCGCCAGGCATATGGCTGCACGGTATTTGATTATCTGCGCGATTGCCGTCTTGAACTGGCGCGCCGTTATCTGCTGGAAGGCCACAGCGTTCAGCAGGCGGCGTGGATGTCCGGCTATCAGCACGCGACCAATTTCTCCACGGCGTTTCGTCGTCGTTACGGCATCTCCCCCGGCGATCTTCGCCAGCGCGGCTAACGCACTTTTCCCTTTCGCGCGAATGCATCGCGTGCGGTTTGTCATTGCGCATACGTAACCTGGCGCTGCGCATAGCTGTTTGCGATCTCAAAAAGGTAATAATTCTTATTAACAATAAGAAATGCCTTTGGAGATTTTCATGTTCGCTCATTCACGGCTGGCTTTGCTGATAGGTTGCGTTACCGGGAGCGTCGCGTTCCCTTTGCTGGCGCAGGATGCGCAAAAAACCGAAACCGTTGTAGTCACTTCGCAAATGCAAAGTGGCGCGACCAAACTCGAAACGCCCGATATCGAAACCCCGCAGGCGGTGTCGATTATCACGCGCGAGCAGTTCGAAGAGCAGGGCGCAACCAGCGTGCGTCAGGCGGTGAGCTATACGCCGGGCGTTTACAGCAATCAGATTGGCGCATCGAATCGTTTTGATTACATCGTCCTGCGCGGTTTTTCCGACGGTAGCCTCGATAATATCTATCTCGACGGCCTGAAAATGATGGGCGACACCAACTCCCACAGCTCGCTGGTAGTTGACCCATGGTTCCTGGAAAATATTGAAGTGGTGCGCGGTCCGGCTTCTGTGCTGTATGGCCGTTCATCGCCGGGCGGCATCGTGGCGCTCACCTCACGCAAACCGTCGTTTGATCCGGGCGGCGAGATCAAACTGTTCGCCGGGAATAACAACCAGCGCGGCGCGATGTTCGACGTTACCGGCCCGCTGGACGATAACGACCGCGTGGCAGTGCGCCTGAGCGGCATGACGCGTTACGCCGATTCGCAGTTCGATCCGCTGAAAGAAGAACGCTACGCGCTGATGCCAAGCCTCACCTGGCGCATCACCGATAACACACGTCTGGATCTGATGGCCTATTTGCACCGCGATCCTGAAGGCGGCAGCCACTCCGGTTTACCGTATGACGGCACGGTTGCTTCCCATAACGGTAAGAAAATTTCTAATACGTTCTTTGAAGGTGAGGACGATTACGACAAATACGATCGCCGCGAGAACATGGTGGGCTACAACATTGAACACATGTTCGATAACGGCTGGTCTGTGCGTCAGAAACTGCGCTATCTGCACACCAAAGTTGAGCTGAATCAGGTGTATGCCGCGGGTTGGCTGAATGACACTGAGCTGAACCGGGGGTATTCCGGTTCTGGCGAGAAAATGGATGCCATCACGCTGGATAACCAGGTCGACGGCAGCTTTGATACCTGGGCGGTCAATCACCGCGTGCTGATCGGCATGGATTATCAGGATCGCAGCAACAATACCACCGGTTACTACGGTGGCTTCCCGGCGATTGATGCGTTCCATCCGGTGTACGGCGCGAACCCGGACTACATCACGATGTACGGCCAGGAGAAACACAAGCTGCGCCAGACGGGCTATTACCTGCAGGATCAGATGTCCATCGATCGCTGGCGTTTAACGCTCGGCGGGCGTTACGACCAGGTGAGCGTCTCGAACATTGATAAGCTGAATAATACCCGCAGCGATCTGGATAAGAACAATTTCAGTAGCCGTGCGGCGCTGTTATACCTCTTCGATAACGGTGTTGCGCCGTACATCAGCTATTCCACGGCCTTTACTCCAACCAGTTTTGCCGACGAGAACGGCCAAATTCTGGACCCAATGAAGGGCAAGCAGTGGGAAGCGGGTGTGAAATATGAGCCGGAAGGGATGAACAGCCAGTTCAGCGCGTCGGTGTTCCGCATCAATCAGAAAAATATCGCTACTAAAGAGGAGCCGACCGATCCGTATCGTTCTATCGGCGAAATCGAATCCGAAGGCGTAGAACTTGAGGCGATTGGTCAGCTGACTGACAGCCTGCGTATGCAGGCGGCGTATACTTACACCGATATTCGCTACAAGAAAAGCAGCCCGGAAGAAGAGGGCAAGCGCGCGGTGTACGCCCCACGCAATATGGCAAGCGCGTGGCTGAGTTACGATGTCAAAACCGGTCCGCTGGACGGCTTGACCATTGGGTCCGGCGTGCGTTACGTGAACGGCGTGACCAGCGATCGCCAGAACACGCACACGCTCCCGTCTTATACGCTGGTGGATATGGCGGTGGGCTACGATCTGTCGAAGGTCGGGCTGACGGGCGTGAGCGCGCAGCTTAACGTCAATAACCTGACCGACGAAAGCTACGTGGCGGCGTGTAACTCGCTCTCCTATTGCTACTTTGGTGCCGAGCGCAGCATCGTCGGCAGTGTATCGTGGAAGTTCTGATTATGTTTACACGCTTTGTTATCAGCGTGAATGGTGCTTCGAGGGATGCAGAAATAAAAGCGATAACCCGTCCGGCTGTAAATCGCCGAGGTGTTTCCTGAAGGCCGGGGCGAGGCGCATGGATGCGCCGAGAGGGCGCGACTTACAGGGACGTTTCATCGCGCCCGACCCGAAAGCCGTAAGGAATAAGCTGAGGGCACCGCGTAGCGGCGATTTTCTTGCCGGGAGCCCGGGGCGCTGGGGCGGTGGCGATTGAGCCGCCCCAGCACGTTCACCGGTAACGTATTGAAAGAGCAGCAATAATCATAAAGTGAACGGAAAAACCTCTACAGCCGCATATTCCCCTCACCCCCAGCCCTCTCCCCAAAGTGGAGAGGGGGGGCCGACTGTGCCGATTAACGGCTAAGCCAAGAGCGGCAAGCCGCTATTATTCCTCCATTGCGATATGTATCGCCTCGCCCATTTTTTTCAGCGCCTCACGGTTTTTCTCGTTCGCCGGCAGGGCAACGTTGATGCGCAGGCAGTTGCGATATTTACCGGAAGCGGAGAACAGCGATCCCGCAGCGGCCTGGATTTTCAGCGCGCACAGCTGCTTGCTGACACAGACCATATCCACCTGTTCCGGCAACTCCACCCACAGTAAAAAACTCCCTTGCGGGCGCGTCACGCAGATCTCAGCCGGAAAATACTGGCGTACCCAGCAGGTGAATGTTTCCATATTTTGCTGGTAAATCTGGCGCATACGCCGCACATGACGATGGTAATGCCCGTCGCGAATAAACGCCGCCACCGCCATTTGCGTGGCTGGAACGTTAAACCCGCCCGCTGCATATTTCATGTGCATCACCCGATCATAATAGCGACCCGGCACAATCCAGCCCACGCGCAGCCCAGGCGCAACGGTTTTGGTAAACGAGCTGCACAGCAGCACGCGGCCGTCGATATCGAAAGAGTGAATGGTGCGCGGACGCGGGTATTCCGCCGCCAGCTCGCCATAAATATCATCTTCGACAATCACGATATCGTGACGTTGCGCCAGGGCCAGAACCTGCCGTTTTCGCGCTTCCGGCATGATAAAACCGAGCGGATTGTTGCAGTTAGGTACCAGAATCACGGCCTTGATCGGCCACTGATCCAGCGCCAGTTCCAGGGCTTCAATGCTGATCCCCGTTTGCGGATCGGTCGGGATCTCAATGGCTTTGATATCAAACCCGCGCAGCATCTGCATGGTGCCATGGAATGACGGCGACTCCACCGCCACAATATCGCCCGGCTTGCATACCGATAGCAGCGCGATCGACAGCGCACCGTGACAGCCGTTAGTGATGACAATTTCATCCGCCGAAACGGTCGAACCGCCGTCGAGCATCAGGCGTGCGATCTGCTCGCGCAGTTCCTGCCGCCCTTCCAGCACGTCGTAGCTCAGCATTTCGCACGGGTTATGCTGCGCAATCCGGCTCATTTCGCGCCACAGTGGTTTCAGGCTCGCCTGGGTCAAGTCCGGTGAACCGCCGCCAAAAGAGATCATCTCGCGATCGCCACGCGCATCCAGCAGCATCATCACTTCATCCCACTGGGTCACGTCGACGGGGCGCTGTACCGGGCGCGTCATGGCGGGCACGGGAGGCTGGGCTTTGCGCTGCGAAACAAAATAACCTGAACGCGGCTGCGGGGTGATGAGCTGGAGATTTTCCAGAATCTGATAGGCCTGCTGAATGGTACTGATACTGACGCCGTGTTCCTGGCTTAATGCGCGCACCGACGGCAAACGCTCGCCGTTACGATACAGCCCTTGTTCAATACGTTCCGCCAGGAGATTGGCCAGATGTTGATAGCGCGTCATGCTGTATCCTTTGTTTTTACCATACAGATTATCAAACCAGTACAGATCGCCGCAGAAAACGGCATTCAGAACCTGTTTTAGCGCATCTGTATGTTAAAGAAAAGTTGTTTTTGAATCTGTATTGCAGGCGTGTATTTCGTTGATGATAAGGCCTCTGGCAACCTGAGGAAAACATCATGGAATTTAACGAAAATCGTTCAGCTCGACCGTTTATTGGCTTCGTTTTAATCTGGCGGGCATTTAAACAATGGCGTCATCGCCAACAAACGCGGCGTATTTTGCGGGCAATGAGTGACGAACAGTTGCGGGATGTCGGATTAACCCGTTATGACGCGTAAAAGAGTGGAACGGCATTTATCTGCACGGCGGCAGATAAATGCCTGACGATTATTCTGCGTGATTTTTGCTGGTGTTATCCGCAATGCGGCGCAGATATTCGTTATTCTTAAAGGCCACCATAATTAATTCAAACATCACGCGACAGCCAATCAGGCTGAAGATCATGCCGAAAAATCCGGTGAACAAATGTTCGGTAAACATGGAATACACGCCGCCAATCAGAATAAACAGCATGGCGATCCAGTAGAAAAAGACTAATACTCGCGGTGTGAGCAGGTAATCAAATCCCAGGATTGATTTCATTTTATTGTCCTTATAATAAAGTCGATATCGACTAAAGAGCGCAGAGTATAAAGAGATGCACGGGTGCGCACACCTACAAATATTTCCGGGCAGATGCGTTCATTCTAATAGGCGCAATGTTTCAGCCAAGGGTTTGCGTAAAAGGATCAACGCTTCTTCATAGCTGCGCACATTGTTATAGCCCATCACCAGGCCATAACGTTTACCGGAACCGCGATACCATTCGGATAACGCATTGACCTGGAGCTGATGCTGCTGCCAGATGCGCGCCACGTCGCGATCGTCGCTGCCTTTCGTCAGGAACGCGACAATGTGCATGCCGCCATCGTTTTGCTCGGTGAAAAACCGCTCGCCGTAGACTTCATGGAGCGCGGCGATCATCCAGTCGCGCCGCTGCTGATACAGCGCGCGCATCTTTTTGAGATGACGGAAAAAGTGCCCTTCGCTGAGAAACGTCGTGAGGATCTTTTGCGTCAACACCGGCTGGCCGCTGGTGACAATATCTGCGCAATCGGTAAACGCCGCGACCGTGCTGGCGGGCATCACCACATAGCCCATGCGCAACGATGGCATCACGGTTTTACTAAAGGTTCCCATAAAAATCACCCGATCGTGATGATCCAGACTTTTCAGCGATGGCAGTACTTTGCGCGTGTAATGGAATTCGCCGTCATAATCATCTTCGATAATCCACGCATCGTTCTGAGTCGCCCAGTCGAGCAGTTGCTGCTTGCGCGGAAGAGAAAGCGTGACCGCCAGCGGGCTTTGGTGCGAAGGCGTGACGATGGCAAATCGGGCGTCGCGATGATGACGCAGCAGATAATCGGTATCCATTCCGGAGCGATCCACCGGCACGGTGTGCAGGCGCGGAACGATGCGTTTAAGCAGTTGCTGACCCATAAAATAGCCCGGATCTTCAAACACCACTTTATCGCTGCGACTGGCGAGCGTATCCAGAATCAGGCGCAAACTGCCGCTGTACCCGCTGGTGATCAGCACTTGCTCAGCGGTACAGGATAATCCCCGCGAAATATTCAAATAGCGGGCGATCGCCTGGCGCAGCGGATACCAGCCCATGACGGGCGGGCTGAGCATCTCTTCCTGGCGCATCGAGCGCGTCGCCTGGCCTGCCAGCAGCAGCCATTTTTTATACGGGAAACAGTCCAGCGCCGGAATGCCGGGGCGCAGAAAACCGGCGCGTTCGCGCTGGCTTATCAGCGATTCGGGCAGCATTCCGGTCGTTTGATCCGTAGGGGCGTTCCGGCTGGCGGGAAGATTGAGATCCGGATTGACCCGTGTGCCGCGCGCGCCCTGACTCACCAGATAGCCTTCACCAATCAAAATGGCATAGGCCGTTTCGACCGTTTTGCGCGCGACTTTCAGCTCTTCGGCCAGCACGCGAATGGCAGGCACTTTATCGCCGGGCTTCAGCACGCCGCGCGCAATGTTGTCGCGATAGCGGGTATAAATAGCGTGATAGCCCGATTTCATGTCCTACCTCGTTTTGTGTGTTTTGTATCTTTTTACTATGTCATGAACGGCGTAAATTTGCTCCATCGCATGACACATGCCGCACAAAAAAGAGGAAAGACCATGAGCACTCGCGTCAACCACCACAAAGCCACCCCGGCACTTGCTAAAGCGCTGTCCGATCTGAGCATGGCGATCGGCAAAACGTCCATTGATCCTGCGCTCAAGCACCTGATCGACATCCGCGTTTCCCAGCTCAACGGCTGTACTTTCTGTCTGGATATGCATAGTAAAGAGGCGAAAATTGCTGGCGAGCGCGAACTGCGTCTTTACCACCTGACGGCATGGCGCGAATCGCCGCTGTTCAGCGCCCGTGAAAAAGCCGCGCTGGCCTTCACCGAAGCGCTGACGCAAATTGGCCCGGAAGGGGTGAGCGATGAGCTGTACCGGAGCGTGTCAGAACATTTCTCGGACATCGAGATTTCTGAGCTGAACTTTGCCATCGTGGCGATCAATGCCTGGAACCGTCTGGGCATCACCTCGCGCATGGAACCGGGCGCGATGGATGTGGCGTACGGCCTGAACAAAGCTAATCTGGAATAAAGCCAGAAGATATATGTGGTATTTTTTCAATATCATCTCTTGACACTTGAGAATATATTAAAAACAGTTTTTATTCTTACTCAATGTAATAACGAGTTAAATAATCTGTTCAATAATTGAAGTAAAATAATAACCCCGGAGTTTCGGGGTTATATAAGTGCTATTTTTTTTCAGAACAAGGGTATTTTGACATTAATGGCATGCCAACAAGAACAGAAGGAGACATGTTTCGTTTTTCTGGGTTATCTCTTAAGTAATTGCCAACGATATCTAATGCTTGTCCTACCGTTACGTTTTCGGGATAACAAATTAAATTTTGCAATGATAGTACATCCGACACCCCTCTTACGTATGCCATAAACAATGTTGCCTGATTCATTTGTTTATATGTGGGATTGTTGCTGTCATAGGCTTTGTATGCTTCATATAAATCATTCCCATCATAGTCACCATCTTTATTTTTGGCTTGTGTATTTGATGATAATAAAATTACAAATGTAATAAATATAATTTTTCTAATCATCATATGAACAATACCCACCTTTATGATGTGGGCCAGTTCCACCGTGGGGATGTTGTCCTTTAGGGCAAGCAAAAATAGAAAATGTTGATATAGATAGTGTCGCTAAAAGAAGTACTAAAAAAAATTTTCTCATAAATCCATCCATTGAATATGAATAATTAACCTGGGGTTTTTAACTGAATTAACCCTAACGGTAATTTACAAATCTTGTGGCTAAAAATCTTTGCACCGTTGCACAATTTTCATGGCGATAATGAAAATGGCACGATAAATCAATGTATTGATACCAAAATCCTAATTAGGTATTCAATATGACTGTCTATGCCATTGAGATGTTAATTTTAAGTATCTTTCGCAATTCCTGATCTTTCGTCTTCCGTTTTTTGATACTTACCCTGATAGCTATTATCTTGTCCGCGAGTGATGAGAGGGTTTCCATGAGCGAAGAAGATCTGTTCTGCCGCAGGCCGATGGGCATGCGGATGGCAATGATTGTGCGGCTGTCGCTGCGGCGATGGCCGATCCCTCGCGAGTCAAAATGCTGTGCGCGCTAATGGACGGCCGCGCGTGGACGGCGACGGAGTTGAGCGCCGTGGCGGACGTTGCTGCCTCCACGGCCAGCGGGCATTTATCTCGCCTGCTGGACGGAAAGCTGATCGCCTGTTTATCGCAGGGGCGACACCGCTATTATTGCTTGTCCGGACATGATGTGGCCGAACTGGTCGAACAGCTTATGGGGCTTTCCTGGAGCCGGATGGTTCAGCGCTGACGGTTCGCGGGCGTGAGCAGTTTTTACAGCGCGGTATTGCGCTGAATACTTCGTCTCGTCGTCGGATTTGCTGCGCGTGTCTCGACTGGAGCGAACGGCGATTTCATCTTGGCGGTGAAGCGGGTGCGGCGTTGCTGACGCATCTTGAATCCAAAGAGTGGATCCAGCGCACAGCGGGATTCAGAGAAGTGAGAGTGACGGAATCGGGGAAAGCGGGACTAAGAAAAATGGTTGCCGTGAAATAACGCCGCATGCTGAAACATGCGGCGTTGGTTATCAGAACGCGAGTTTATAGCTGGCGCTGACTGTCTGCCCGGTGTCGTGGCGGGAAGCGTTGATGCTGTAACCCACACCAAAGGTCATATTGCCTTTCTGGAATTTCATCCCGGCCTGACCATTAAAGCTGGTGTCATCCATGATGTCGGCGGAGATAACATCCCGGCTTTGAATACCGACGGTATGAAGTGTGTTCTCCGCAGACTTATCACCCGCGACGGCGATCACCGCAATATCCGCCTGAGGGGTCATATTCCAGCCCGAATCCAGGGCGAAGGTTTTATTCATTTTCACACCGACCGGGAATTGCCAGATATTCTGGGTGCCTTTATCGGTATGGAAGACGTTTTCACCCTGTTTGTTTTTGGTCTCAAACGACTGCGTGGTCAGCTGGTTATATCGCACTCCGGCGTGCGGAATAATATCCACCGCGTTTGTCTCAATCAGATATTCTCCCCGCAGACCGGCGCTGAACAGGCGTGAATCGATATTTGCCTTCAGCGTGTCGCCTATATTCATCCATCCAGGCTGTTTCTGATAGAGATCATTACTGCTCTGCGTCAGGCTTATTTCGCCGGTGACGCTAAGCGATTTTTGACGCCAGTTTTGATAAAGCGAAACGCCCCAAAAGCTGAAGTCATTGTGCGTGGCGTTAAAGTCCCCGCGTGAGTCCACGTTGCCGTTACCCGCATGGAAAGCCGCACCACTGCGCATTACGCCATGCGCGGTTTCGTACGCTTTATCCGCACCCAGCATCAGACCGTAAAAGTCCGTGTCGTGCCCGTACTGCAGGGATCCCGCGCTCAGGTCGCGGCTACGCTGGTTACCGTAAAGGGTTTGCACCCATACGCTGGCGTCGGGTTCTACGCTCAAGCGTGCGGTACTGGACACTGAGTTTCGGTCGAAAATCGCGTCGACCGCCGAGCTTCCCACCGCCAGCGTGCTGCTCTGCACGCCGCCCGCAAAGGCCATTTGTGCCGCGCTGTTGACGGTTTTGACCACCTGTTCAACGCTTGCTTCAGGGGCGTCGATCGCGACAGAAAGGAAGCGCTGGCCCGCGTGAGTGGCGGTGATGGAGTTCTCTCCGGTCGCAATCAACCTATCCAGTGCGTGAGGCGTAACGATGCCTGGCAGTACGTCCTGCGCGGCTCTGGCTCGGGTAGACACGGTTACTTCGCCGTGATTTTCCTGGGTAGTGGCGTTCAACAGTTTATTCAGCAGTAGATTATTTTTCTGCCAGCCGTTGCCCTCGATGCGCACATCGCTAAAGCCTTTAGCGACCACGTAGGTCTGATTCGCTTTGGCATTAGCCACGTAAAGCGCGGCGGAATCAGCGACGTTTAATGTGCCGTTTTCAGCGCTGAGTGCCGCTTTGCCCTGCGTCATATCCTGGCTATCGACCATCAACAACGAGCGGTTGGCAAATTCGGCAGTGTTAAACGTCGCGTCGCGAGAGGTTGCATTGCGGGTCAGCGAGCCGTCGACGCGTAACCCGCCCTGAGTGGCTGATAACGTTTGAGGTGCCTGAATGCTCAGCGCGGCGGTGATCCCATCGCTTCCCCATTTCAGGCCGGTCGCGGCAAAGCGTTGTTCTGCTGGTGCGGTGGCGGTTCCACCCAAAACCAGTAATGCATTCTGGCCGACGGTCATTCTCCCGTTGATGTCTGTGCCGCCGCTGGCAACCCGTGAGGCATCCGCCAGGGTTCCGCCATCAACCCATGACGGGTCGATAAACAGTCTGGCCCCCTGGAGATCCATGCGATCAACAACCAGCGATCCGGCGGCTGCTGCGTCACCGACCGTAATTTCAGCCTCCTGGCTGGCGGTGAGATTGCTGGCCTGCAATGAACCGTTAACGACTAACTGCCCGGCGTCGCGCATTTCGACGTCAGAATGCAGTGTGGCATCATGATGAATAGTAACCGTTCCGCTGCTGATGACGCCTGCGGTGGACGATCCAGAGGTAATGGTGTGATCGCCCGCCACCACGTTCAGCGAACCTTCCGGAGCGACCGACACGTTGCCGTTAAGATGCGCAGTGACATTCTCAACCGCCGTGGAACCCAAATTAAGCGTGCCATTATTGACGGCGACATCAACAGCTGTAGCGGGCGATCCGGCGACGTGAATCAGCGCGCCGCCCAAGGCTCCCGTCAGGGTTAACGCCTGGCCGTTACCAATTTCTACGGATGGTTTTCCTTCGCCCTCGAACTGGAGCTGCGCCGCGCCAAACCCGTTACTCACTGCAATATAATCGGCAGTCGTGGCATTTTCAGCACCGATAATCAGGCGGTTTTTACCGACAGTAACCTGCGTATTGGCGAGCACGGCCTGGGTGATGGAGGCGTCCGTGACGCTCGCCGTTCCCGCGACGTTATCGGCATTCAATAGTGTGCCGAGCATCACCAGCGAGTTGCCGTCTGTAGGGCTAATCAGCTGATTAACGGCTTTTACATAATCCAGGTGATAGGTGTTATCGGTCAGGATCAGGGTGCTGTCTTTCAGCGAGATGCGCTCGCCAGTTTCGTTGTAACCCTCTGGCAAAAGCGCGGATGAAGCACGCTTAAAGAGCTGATCGGAACGCGTCTGAAGCTGGCTGCGGTCGGCCAGGGCAAGCGTTGCGCCGTTCGATAACGACAGGGTGTCAGCGATAAGTTTGGT
This sequence is a window from Enterobacter sp. 638. Protein-coding genes within it:
- a CDS encoding DUF1127 domain-containing protein; this translates as MEFNENRSARPFIGFVLIWRAFKQWRHRQQTRRILRAMSDEQLRDVGLTRYDA
- the foxA gene encoding ferrioxamine B receptor FoxA; amino-acid sequence: MPLEIFMFAHSRLALLIGCVTGSVAFPLLAQDAQKTETVVVTSQMQSGATKLETPDIETPQAVSIITREQFEEQGATSVRQAVSYTPGVYSNQIGASNRFDYIVLRGFSDGSLDNIYLDGLKMMGDTNSHSSLVVDPWFLENIEVVRGPASVLYGRSSPGGIVALTSRKPSFDPGGEIKLFAGNNNQRGAMFDVTGPLDDNDRVAVRLSGMTRYADSQFDPLKEERYALMPSLTWRITDNTRLDLMAYLHRDPEGGSHSGLPYDGTVASHNGKKISNTFFEGEDDYDKYDRRENMVGYNIEHMFDNGWSVRQKLRYLHTKVELNQVYAAGWLNDTELNRGYSGSGEKMDAITLDNQVDGSFDTWAVNHRVLIGMDYQDRSNNTTGYYGGFPAIDAFHPVYGANPDYITMYGQEKHKLRQTGYYLQDQMSIDRWRLTLGGRYDQVSVSNIDKLNNTRSDLDKNNFSSRAALLYLFDNGVAPYISYSTAFTPTSFADENGQILDPMKGKQWEAGVKYEPEGMNSQFSASVFRINQKNIATKEEPTDPYRSIGEIESEGVELEAIGQLTDSLRMQAAYTYTDIRYKKSSPEEEGKRAVYAPRNMASAWLSYDVKTGPLDGLTIGSGVRYVNGVTSDRQNTHTLPSYTLVDMAVGYDLSKVGLTGVSAQLNVNNLTDESYVAACNSLSYCYFGAERSIVGSVSWKF
- a CDS encoding carboxymuconolactone decarboxylase family protein, translated to MSTRVNHHKATPALAKALSDLSMAIGKTSIDPALKHLIDIRVSQLNGCTFCLDMHSKEAKIAGERELRLYHLTAWRESPLFSAREKAALAFTEALTQIGPEGVSDELYRSVSEHFSDIEISELNFAIVAINAWNRLGITSRMEPGAMDVAYGLNKANLE
- a CDS encoding helix-turn-helix transcriptional regulator — translated: MNLASSSYPSNKRLFCVEDFIGFGERYGIDYHFPRLNEATGHNSPVLHGDVEEMTLSSGISLTHSDVRVLQPYETTSRHSSPLYMLVVLEGCVTLTLNGEEYQVRSGMAFSSRLSEQQVMSARHDADSTLKTLSFGVYPNDAERESLLESLLQEWQCLHAPTFVWQVPGFVLMGIQHAQQQGLSALSRKLLLEGLMYQLLGHGLHQRQQQVSCRALPMGGERARLEHIRQMLEQSPEQEFTLAHLAAQAAMSPSSLRSKFRQAYGCTVFDYLRDCRLELARRYLLEGHSVQQAAWMSGYQHATNFSTAFRRRYGISPGDLRQRG
- a CDS encoding PLP-dependent aminotransferase family protein — translated: MKSGYHAIYTRYRDNIARGVLKPGDKVPAIRVLAEELKVARKTVETAYAILIGEGYLVSQGARGTRVNPDLNLPASRNAPTDQTTGMLPESLISQRERAGFLRPGIPALDCFPYKKWLLLAGQATRSMRQEEMLSPPVMGWYPLRQAIARYLNISRGLSCTAEQVLITSGYSGSLRLILDTLASRSDKVVFEDPGYFMGQQLLKRIVPRLHTVPVDRSGMDTDYLLRHHRDARFAIVTPSHQSPLAVTLSLPRKQQLLDWATQNDAWIIEDDYDGEFHYTRKVLPSLKSLDHHDRVIFMGTFSKTVMPSLRMGYVVMPASTVAAFTDCADIVTSGQPVLTQKILTTFLSEGHFFRHLKKMRALYQQRRDWMIAALHEVYGERFFTEQNDGGMHIVAFLTKGSDDRDVARIWQQHQLQVNALSEWYRGSGKRYGLVMGYNNVRSYEEALILLRKPLAETLRLLE
- a CDS encoding DUF4282 domain-containing protein, giving the protein MKSILGFDYLLTPRVLVFFYWIAMLFILIGGVYSMFTEHLFTGFFGMIFSLIGCRVMFELIMVAFKNNEYLRRIADNTSKNHAE
- a CDS encoding cupin domain-containing protein, encoding MAYQLNLNWPEFLEKYWQKQPVVLKNAFPNFIDPITPDELAGLAMEPEVDSRLVTHFNNQWQASNGPFEHFDGLGENGWSLLAQAVNHWHMPSAELVRPFRVLPDWRLDDLMISYSVPGGGVGPHIDQYDVFIIQGMGSRRWRVGDKLPMRQFCPHPALLHVDPFTPIIDEDLEPGDILYIPPGFPHDGFTHETALNYSVGFRGPNGRDLISSFADYALENDLGGEHYSDPDLTCREHPGRIEQYELDRLRSMMIEMISQPKDFKKWFGSFVSTPRHELDIAAAEPAYEPEEVLDALMGGETLCRLSGLRVLNIGDSFFINSEQLETVDAKAADVLCRYTEFGQAELGDALQNPAFIEELTGLINQGYWYFDE
- a CDS encoding PLP-dependent aminotransferase family protein, with the translated sequence MTRYQHLANLLAERIEQGLYRNGERLPSVRALSQEHGVSISTIQQAYQILENLQLITPQPRSGYFVSQRKAQPPVPAMTRPVQRPVDVTQWDEVMMLLDARGDREMISFGGGSPDLTQASLKPLWREMSRIAQHNPCEMLSYDVLEGRQELREQIARLMLDGGSTVSADEIVITNGCHGALSIALLSVCKPGDIVAVESPSFHGTMQMLRGFDIKAIEIPTDPQTGISIEALELALDQWPIKAVILVPNCNNPLGFIMPEARKRQVLALAQRHDIVIVEDDIYGELAAEYPRPRTIHSFDIDGRVLLCSSFTKTVAPGLRVGWIVPGRYYDRVMHMKYAAGGFNVPATQMAVAAFIRDGHYHRHVRRMRQIYQQNMETFTCWVRQYFPAEICVTRPQGSFLLWVELPEQVDMVCVSKQLCALKIQAAAGSLFSASGKYRNCLRINVALPANEKNREALKKMGEAIHIAMEE